From Micromonospora auratinigra:
TCGACTCAGGAGGGTGCCGGCCCGGCCATGGAAGGGGAACGGTATGTCCACTCCCGCAGCGCGTACGCCGACGGCCCCCGTCGGCGTGCTCCTGGCCGGTGGCCGGGGCACCCGGCTCGCCCCGCTGACCGACCGGACCAGCAAGCAGTTGCTGCCGGTCGGGGGTCGGCCGCTGGCGGCCCGGGTGATCGACCAGTTGACCGCCGCGGGCGTCCACGACGTGCTGGCGGTGATCGACGACCGGCACGCCGGCGACTTCCTGGCCGCGCTGCGCGACGGTCGCGAGCTCGGCCTGCGCAGCCTCGCGTACGTCTGGCAGCCGGCGACGGGGGTCGGCATGCCCTCGGCGATCGCCCAGGTGGAGCCGCACGTCGGTGACCGGCCGATCGTGGTGATCTGCGGCGACCTGCTGCTGGAGGCGGACCTGTCCGGGGTGGTCGCCGACTTCCTCGACCAGCCCGACGGCGCCCGGTTGGTCGCCACCCGGGTGCCGGACACCGCCGGTTTCACCCCGCTGGGCGTCACCGACGGCCGGGTGACGGAGCTGGGCGACAAGGATCCGGACCGGCACCGGCCCGGGCTGATGGAGCTCGGGGTCTACCTCTACCGCTCCGACGTGTTCGACGAGATCCGCGCGCTGCGCCCGTCGGCGCGCGGCGAGACCGAGATCTGGGACCTCAACCGCCGGTACGCCGGCCGGGGCCGGTTGCGCTGCACCGAGGTGGCCGGCTGGTGGTGCGACGTGGGCGGCAGCCTGGCCGACTACCGCGCCGCCGACCGGCGCTACACGCGGCGGCCGGCGACGTCCCGGCAGCGTTGACACTATATTTTTCGATAGTTACGCTCCTCCAACGGTTCTCGACAGGCAGGAGTTGCGCCGTGAGCATCCGTCCCGAAGCGACCACCGGGAACGCCGAAGCCGAGCAGGTCTTCCTCAGCTTCCTCGACAGCCCTCCCGACGACGAACCCTTCGCGCAGTACCACTGGCTGCACGAACACGCGCCGGTCTTCACCACGACCACCGGCATGGTGGTGCTCACCCGCTACGACGACGTGGACCTCGCGCTGCGCCACCGCGCCATGGGCCGGGGCGACGAGTCGGTGCAGCACCTCACCGACCTGCCGCCGCAGCTGGTCGAGCCGGTGATGGCGCTGTGGAAGCGGACCATGGTCTTCGCCAACCCTCCGCTGCACACCCGGATGCGCCGGCCGGTCGCCGCCGCGTTCACCCCCCGGCACGTCGAGGAGCTGCGGGCCCGCATCGTCGCCCGGATCGAGCGCCTCCTCGGCGAGCTGACCGGCGGGTCCGAGGTGGACTGGGTCAAGGAGTTCGCCTCGCCGCTGGGCACCGGCGTGGTCGGCGACATGCTCGGCGTGCCCGAGCCCGACCGGCCCGAGCTGGCCCGGCTGTCGCCCGAGTCGATGAAGGTCTTCGACCCGATGACCGCCAGCACCGACCTGCCGGCCGCCGCCGAGGCGGTGATCGACATGGCCGACTACTTCGGCGACCTGGTCGACGACCGGCGCCGCGAACCGGGTGAGGACGTGGTGAGCCGCCTCGCCGGGGCCCTGGACGCCGGCTCGCTGGAACGGATCGAAGTGGTGGCCGCCTCGGCGAACCTGCTCAACGCCGGCAGCGACACCCTGGTCAACCTGCTCAGCAACGCCATGTACGCGCTGCTGACCAACCCGGACCAGCTCGCCGCGCTGCCCGACCTGCCGCCGGCGCTGCTGCCCCGCGCGGTGGAGGAGCTGGCCCGCTGGGACCCGCCGCTGAACCTCAACCCGCGTACCGCCCTGGAACCGTGCGCCATCGCCGGGGTCGACCTGGTCCCCGGGCAGATCGTCATCGGCGTGCAGGGGGCGGCCAACCGGGACCCCGGCCACTACACCGATCCCGACCGGCTCGACCTCACCCGGGACGAGGGCCCCTCGCTCTCCTTCGGCGGCGGCGTGCACTACTGCCTCGGCGCGCACCTGGGCCGCCTCGTCCTCGGCGAGGTGCTGCGCGTCCTGGCCGCCACCGGCACGACGGTCGCGCCGGCCGGCACCGCCCGCCGGCGTCCCGGGCACAACCTGCGCGGCTTCCAGTACCTGCCCGTCACGCTGACCCGCTGAGGAGACCGCCGTGCGTGTGCTGTTCCTGTCCACCCCGCTGGCCAGCCACCTCTACCCGATGGTCCCGCTGGCCTGGGCGCTGCGCGCCGCCGGGCACGACGTCGCGGTCGCCACCACCGGCCCGGCGCTCTCGGTCGCCTCGTCCGGGCTGGACGTCATCGACTTCGACCCGGAGGGACGCTGCCCGTCGCTGGCCCAGATCAACGCCACCCGGCCGGACATCGTGGCCAGGCGGGCGACCCGCATCGACGACGGCATGGTGCTGCTGATCGAGGCCACCCGGCAGTACGTGGACCGGATGATCGAGGTGGCCGGCCGCTGGCGCCCCGACCTCGTGGTGCACTCCCAGTTGCAGGGCGGCGGGCCGCTGGCCGCGGCCACCCTCGGGGTGCCGGCGGTGGAGCACGGCGCGAGCCTGCTGCGCACCGGCGACTTCTACGAACGGCTCGACCAGCTCATCCCGGAGACCTTCGAGGCGTACGGGCTGACCGGCCTGCCGCCCCGACGGGCGCTGCTCGACGTCGCCCCGCCGAGCATGGTGGTCGGCCGGCCGGACGCCTGGCCGATGCGGTACGTGCCGTACAACGGCGGTGGGGTGCTGCCGGTCGACCTGACCGTGCCCACCGACCGGCCCCGGGTCGCGGTCACCATCGGCACCAACATCATGGCGCCGAACATGGCGCAACTGCTGTCCCGGCTGTACGCGGCCGCCGCGGGCGTGGACGCCGAGTTCGTCGTCCTGCTCAGCGGCATCGACGCCGCCGCCGACGACGCGCCGGACAACGTCCGGGTGGTCCGGGAGTGGCTGCCGCTGCGGGCGCTGCTCGGCACCTGCGGCCTCATCGTCCACCACGGCGGGGCCGGCTCCATCCTGGCCGCGCTGGACGCCGGGGTGGCACAGCTGGTGGTCCCCTCCGGCGCGCCCAGCTACATCCAGGCCGACGCGGTCCGCGAGCGTGGGGTCGGCGTCACCGCGACGGCCGAGGAGGTCGACGCCGAGCTGCTGCGGCGGGCGCTGGACGACGAGAAGCTGCGCGCCGCCGCCGCCGAGGTCCGGGACGAGATGGCGGGCATGCCGCCGCCGGCCGCCGTGGTGTCCCGGTTGGTCGAGCTGGCGTCCTGAGCCGGCCATGACCGAGCCACCGCCGAGCCGGAGCCTGGCCACCGAGGCCCGGCCACCGGCCGACACCGCACCGGACCTGACCGGCATCACCGTGTTCCGGGCCGGGGTGCGGATCCGGGACCGGATCACGGTGCCCGTGCACGGCCGGCCGTACCCGGTGTCGCCGGTGTCCGCCGGGTTCGTCGTGCTGCGCGCCGACCGGCTCGCCACCGACCACCGGCTCGCCGCCGACGCGCTGCGCCTGGGGCGGCCGGTGGTGCTGGTCGGTCCGGCGACCGGGCCCGCCGCCGCGCTGGCCCGGGCCACCGACAGCCACTGGTCCAGCACCGCGCCGCCGGAGGAGGTGCACTTCCTCACCCCGCGCGGGTTCGTCGCCGACCGGGCCGCGGCGATCCGCCGACGGCAGGCCGAGCGCCCCGAGGCGGACCTGCCGCCGCAGCGGGTCGCCGCGCTGGGGGTCGGCCCCCGGCCGTACGGCACGACCGCGGCGCTGCGCACCGCGCTGGACCGGGCGCGGGCGGTGGTCGGCACCGACTGGACCTTCGACACCACCCTGCCGGCGGCAGGCCTGCGACTGCCGACCGGGGTGAGCCGGCACGTGGTGCCCTACGACATCACCGACTACGACCGGACCATCCGGGGCTTCGACACGGCGCTGACCGCGCTGCAACGGGCCGGGGTGGACGAGGTGGCGCTGCTCATCGAGGGCAACCCGGACACCCTGGACGTGCTGGACGGGGTGGGGCTGACCCACCGCACCCTGGACCTGGTGCCGGGCGTGCCGGTCGCGGTGGCCGCCGCCGGGGAGGTCACCGCCCGGCTGCGCCCGCAGCCGTTCGGCTCCGGGCTGGCGTACCTGTCCGGGCTGCCCGGACGGCACGGACAGAGCCAGCGGCAACTGCTCGCCGAACTCTCCCGCTACCTGGCCGGTGGGCTGTCCTGCGTGCTGGTCGAGATGACCCTCAGCGACCTGGCGTCGGCCGTCGAGGCGGTCCGCCGGGCGCCGGTGCCGAAGACCGTGGTGGTGCTGGCCGACTACTCGTCGCCGTCGGCGCGGATCCGGGTGGCGCACGCCCGCTCGCCGGAGGACGTCCGGGCCGTCATCGCCCGGGGCCGCGGGGTGCTGAGCACCGTGCTGGTCTTCGACGACCCCGCCGGGGACCTGGCGAGAGCGCTGCGGTGAACGCCACGGTGGGCGAGGTGGTCGCGCTGCTGGAACAGCGGCACCCCGTCGACCTCGCCGACCCGGCCGACCGGGTCGGCCTGCTGGTGGGACGGGCGGCGAGCCCCGTCGGGCGGGTGCTGCTGGCCGTCGACGCGGTTGCCGCGACGGTACGCCAGGCCCGGGCCGACGGCGCCGACCTGCTCGTCACCCACCGCCCGCCGACGCCGGCGACGATCGCCCGGGCCGAGGCGGCCGGTCTGGCGCTGTACACCGCGCACAGCAACGCGGCGGTGGCCCGGCCCGGGGTGTCCGACGCGCTCGCCACCCTGGTCGGGCTCGGCCCGACCGAGCCGCTGCTGCCGGTGCCCCGCCGCCGGGACGTGCTGGTGGCGTTCGTGCCGGTGGCCGAGGTGCAGCGGGTGGTCGACGCGGCGGCGGCCGCCGGGGCCGGGGTGATCGGCGACTACCACCGGTGCGCCTGGTGGACCACCGGCACCGGCACCTTCGTCCCCGCGCCGGGCGCACGGCCGACCGCCGGGGCGGTGGGCGAGGTCAGCCTCGCCGCCGAGGCGCGGGTCGAGATGACGTTGCCGCGCAGCCGCCGCCCGGAGGTCGTGGCGGCGGTCCGCGCAGCGCACCCGTACGAGGAGCCCGCCTGCTACCTCTTCGAGCTTGCGGAGTTGCCCGACGGGCACGGGTACGGGCGGGTCGGCGAGCTGCCCCGGGCGCTGTCGGCCGGCGAGCTGGCCGGCCGGCTGGGCGGGGTCGTCCGGCTGGCCGGCGACACCGGGCGTCCGGTGCGGACCGTGGCGGTGTGCGCCGGCGCGGGTGGCCGGTTCGCGGCGGCCGCCGCCGCCCGGGGCGTCGACGCGTACCTCTCCGGTGATCTCGCCGCCGTCGACGGCCCGCCGGTGCTGCTCGACGGGGGCGGCTGGGCCACCGTCCGGCCGTGGCTGGCGGAGCTGGCCAGGACCGTCGCGGCGGCGTTCCGCCGGCGCCTGCCGGTACGGGTCTCGGCGCTGGACACCGACCGGTGGTCGCTGCTGCGGCCCGACCCGACAGCCACCGGCCCGGATCCGCTCGACGGGGGCGGGCCGGTGGCTGCCGAGGGGGCCCGGCCGATCGGGGAGGCGTCGTGCTGACCGTCGGCCTGGTGCAGCAGGGAGCCTGGGACACGCCCCTGGAGTCGATGCCGCTCGCCGCCGGGTACCTGCGGGCCACGCTGGCCGGCGACCCGGACCTGCGCGGCGAGGTGGACGTGCGGATCCACAACTTCCGGGGCGGCGTGCCGCTGATCCGGATGGCCGCCACCCTCTTCGCCGGGCCGCCCCCGGACGTGCTGGCCTGCTCGGTGCTCGGCTGGAACTACCGCAGCTTCGGGGCGCTGGCCGAGACGTACAAGCAGTTGCGCCCGGACGGGTGCGTGGTCTTCGGCGGCAACCACGTCGCCCACCAGGGTCACCGGGTGCTGCGCGAGCATCCGGCCGTGGACGTGGTGGTCGACGGCGAGGGCGAGGTGACCTTCCGGGAGCTGGTCCGGGTGCTGCTGGAGCAGGCGTACCCGGAGGGCCTGTCCCGGGTGGCCGGGCTGACCTACCGCGGGCCGGACGGGGCGGCGATCAGCACCCCGGACCGGGAGCGCCTCACCGACCTCGACGTCATCCCCTCGCCGTTCCTGACCGGCGCGCTACCGATGACCGACGGCGCCGGGCGGTTCCGCTACGACGTGGCGCTGATGGAGACCAACCGGGGCTGCCCGTACAAGTGCGCGTTCTGTTACTGGGGTGGCGCGGTCGGGCAGCGGGTCCGGTCCTTCTCCCGGGAGCGGCTCGCCGCCGAACTGGACTGCTTCGGCTTCCACCAGGTGCCCACGGTGGTGCTCTGCGACGCCAACTTCGGCCTGCTCGCCGCCGACGAGGAGTTCGTCGAGGACCTGATCCGCACCCGGGAGCGGCGCGGCTACCCGCGGGCGGTGGAGACCTCCTGGGCCAAGAACAAGTCCGACCGGTTCCACCGGATCGTGCGGGAGCTGCGCCGGCACGACCTCCAGAGTTCGTTCACGCTGGCCCTGCAGAGCCTCTCCGACGCGGCGCTGACCGGCATGCGGCGGCGCAACATGCGGGTCAACGAGTGGGAGAACCTGGCGGACTGGCTGGTCCAGGAGGGCCTGGACTGTTACGCCGAGCTGATCTGGGGTGCGCCCGGCGAGACCGTGCAGAGCTTCCTGGCCGGGTACGACCGGCTCGCCACCCGGGTCAGCCGGATCGCCGTCTATCCCATGCTGCTGCTGCCCAACACCACGTACGCCGCGCAGCGCGAGCGGTACGGCCTGCTCACCGTGCGGGGCGAGCGGGACGACTTCGAGTACGTGCTGGCCACCGACGGGGCCGACCTCGGCGCCCACCTGGCCATGCAGCGGTTCATCTACTTCGCCCGGCTGCTCGGCGAGCACCAGTTCCTGCGCCACGTCTGGGCGCCGGCCCGGCTGCTGGCCGGGGTCCGCCAGTCGGAGCTGATCCGTTCCCTGGCCGCGTGGTGGGAGGCGGTCGACGATGCGGAGGTGCGGGCGTTCCTGCGGGACGTCCCCACGGTCGCGGAGTCGGCGGCCGTCTCCGCCGGGCTGCGCCGGCTGTACGCCACGCCGGCGCTGGAGCGGGCCGTCGGGGACTGGTGGTCGGCCACGGTGGTGCCGCGCTTCCCGCCCGCCTGGCGGGCGTTCGCCGCCGAGCTGTACGAGTTCGACCGGCTCAGCCGCCCCCGCTACGTGCTGCCCGGCGAGCCGCCGCCGGCCGGCTGGACGGTGCGGTCCACCGGGGACGGACCGGGGTACGTCAGCGCGCCGGTGGCCTTCGGCCACGACGTGCCGGCCGTCCTCGCCGCCCTGCACCGCGGCGACGTCGGGCCGCCCGCCCCGCGCCGCACGGTGCTGCGGTTCGAGGCGGCCGTCGGCTTCCACGCCCAGTGCGACAACCACGAGACGGCGACGCACTTCGTCGCCCGTCCCCGGGTCCTGCCCGAGCGTGGACCGGATGGCGGTCGCCCCGTCCCCCACACCACCACCGCCGGCCCCGGCTGACCCCGCCCCACGCCCCGCCGTTCCGGACCTTGCCGCGCCGCGCCGCGCCGCGCCCAAGATTGTGCTCGATCCGGGATGTAGTGGCGTGCCGGGCGGCCGGAGGCCACTACATCCCGGATCGAGCGCGGTCGGGGTCAACCGGTGGTGTCGGGGTCGAGCCAGACCCGGGTGAGGTCGACCCGGTGCAGGTGCGGCAGGAGGCGCAGGTTGCGGACCCGGGGCGAGCGCCCGGAGAGCGGGACGACGGCCGCCGCGACCAGCGGCACCACCGGCAGGTCGCGCAGCACGGCGACGTCGACCCGGTGCCGGAGTTCGGCGGCCCGGGCGGGATCCGGTTCGGCCCGGACCGCGGCCAGCAGCCGGGCGACCCTGGTGGAGCGGTAACCGCCGTAGTTGCGCCCACCCGCCACGTCGTCGGCGATCAGCGAGCGCAGCTCCCGGTCGGGGTCGGCGCACCGGTCCGGCGTCCAGCCGCAGAGCGCCACGTCCCACCGCCCGGCGCGGCCGTGCGTCGGGTCGAGGAGCAGGTCGTGCAGGTCGCCGTCGCGGTGCGCGGTGAGCCGCGCCGCGATGCCGACCGCCGCGAGGTTGGCGGCGAGGATCTCGGCGGCCTCCCGCCGGCGGGGCTCGTCCGGCACCAGCAGGTGCAGCGCGGGCCGGGCGTCGGGGCCCAGCTCGGCCAGCGCCGCCCGGGCCGCCTCCGGGTCGCCCCGGTGGTACGGGGTGGGCCAGGGATCGTACGGCCGGTGGCCGGGTGTCCCGGGTGGCAGCAGTCCGTGCTGGAGGCGGGACGGCACGCCCGGCACGGCGAGCGCCTCGGCCACGGCCAACCGGTCCACGGCGAGCGCCACGGCCCGGCGTACGGCCCGGTGGCGGGGTCCGGCGGGTCGGGCCGGCCCGCGCAGGTTGAACACCAGGTAGGCGTCGAGAGCCCAGCCCACGGGCGGCACCGGCAGCGCCGCCGCCGCGCCGCCCGCCCAGCTCAGGTCGACCGGTTCCGGGCCCCGGCCGGCGGCCCGGACCTCGTCGGCGGTGGCGTCACCGCGCGCCTCGATCCGATCGACGAACCGGGCGCGCAGCGGGTCGGTCTGCGGATCCCAGGCCGGGTTGTGGACCAGGCGCACCACACCGCCGTCGGTCCGCCCCACCGGCCGGAACGGGCCGGTGGAGCGGGGTACGGCGGCGCCGGGCAGCCAGGCGTCGTACTCGGCGGGGACCGGTGCGAGGCCGGTGCCGGCGAGCAGCCGGACGAGGTCGTCGACCGGCCGGCGCAGCCGCAGGTGCAGGGTGTGCGCGTCGACGGCCCGCGCCCCGGGAAGGTCGTGCCGGGCGGCGAACTCCGCGTACCCGGCCGCGGTGGGTCGGGTACGCGCGAACGCGCGTCGGGCGGCGGCGTGGTAGTCGGCCAGGCCGAGGAGCACGTCGGCGAGCGGGGCGAGCGCGGCGGACCGCGCGGCGGGGCCGGCGAGGCGCTTCAGGGCGCGGACCACGTCGGCGGCGGTCACCGGGCGGGGCGGGTCGGTGTCCCAGTGGACGTCGGCGCGGAGTCGGACGGTCCACTGCCGGCCGTCGGCGGTCACCGTGCCGCCGGCCCGGGTGGGCAGTTCGGCGGCGAGGTCGGGCACGGGCCGGGCGCGGCGGTCGGCGTACGGCGGGTCGGTCGTCGCCGGGTAGGCGAAGAGCTGCCGGCTGGTGGCCCAGAGCAGTTGGCGGGTGGCGGTGCCGTTGGCGGTGGCCGGATCGAGCGCCTCGATCCGCTCGGTGGTGAGCAGGCGAAGGGTGCCGCCGTACGCCGGCTCGGCGACCCGGTGCGGGCCCGCCGGCCCCGGGTGGTGGGCCTGCTCCACGAGGGACATCGGGCCGGCTCCTCCCCTGTCCACCGGTCGGGTACCGACGACCCACCGAGATTCCACTTGAACAAGATATAGCGAAATACCGATCGATGCGAGCCGGGCGCGCGCGGCGGCCCTGGCGCAGCGTGGCGGACACATCGCTGTGCGATGATCCCTGTTACTATCCTTTCGTCAACAGCCGCGTCACGGCGGCGCCCACCGGAGCTTCCCCGCTCCCCGTCGGGCGCGCGCCCGACGGGGCCGTCCTGCGCACCGACCGGAAGGACGACCGTGGGTTCGAGCGCCGAGCTGGCCATCGAGACGAGTCAACTCACCAAGACGTTCGGCAGCACCCGTGCCGTCGACGGCGTCGACCTGGCCGTCGAGACCGGCACCGTCTTCGGGTTCCTCGGGCCCAACGGCGCCGGCAAGACCACCACCATCCGGATCCTGTCCACCCTGACCCGGCCCGACTCCGGGACGGCACAGGTCTTCGGGCTCGACGTGGTCCGGCAGGCGGAGGCGGTGCGCGCACGCATCGGCCTCACCGGTCAGTACGCCTCGATCGACGAGGACCTCACCGGCCGGGAGAACCTGGTCCTGCTCGGCCGGCTGCTCGGGCATCCGTGGCCGCGCGCCCGGTCCCGCGCCGACGAGCTGCTGGCCGCGTTCGACCTCACCGAGGCGGCGGCCCGGTCGGTCAAGACCTACTCGGGGGGCATGCGTCGCCGCCTGGACATCGCGGCCAGCGTGATCGTGACCCCCGACCTGCTCTTCCTCGACGAGCCGACCACCGGGCTGGACCCGGCCAGCCGCAACCAGGTCTGGCAGGTGGTCCGCGCCCTGGTCGAGGCCGGCACCACCGTGCTGCTGACCACCCAGTACCTGCACGAGGCGGACGTCCTGGCCAACCGGATGGCGGTCATCGACCAGGGCCGGGTGATCGCCCAGGGCACGCCGGAGGAGCTGAAGTCCTCGGTGGGCGCCGCGACGTTCCAGGTCCGGCTGCGCGACGTCGAGCAGCGGGCCGAGGCCGACCGGCTGATCAGTTCGGTGCTCGCCGCCGCCACCCATCCGGGCGGCGACCCGGCGACCCTGACGGTGTCGGTGACCGACCCGGACCGCGCCTCGCGGGCGCTGGCCGAACTGGCCGCCGCCGGCATCCCGGTCGCCGACTTCTCCCTCGGCCAACCCAGCCTGGACGAGGTGTTCCTGGCCCTCACCGGCCACCGTGCGGAGGCCGAGGGCACCACCAAGGAGGAGGTCGCATGAACCCGACCCGAACGGTGGAGACGGCACCGTCGACCGGCGACGGGCCGGTCGGCACGGCCCTGCTCTCCCGGGACCGGCCGGCCCGCCCCGGCCCGCTGGCAGCTTCCCTCGCCTTCGCCTGGCGGGCGCTGGTGCGGGTGCGACGCAACCCCCAGCAGCTCTTCGACGCGGTGGGCTTCCCGGTGATGACCACGCTGGTCTTCACCTACCTGTTCGGCGGCGCGCTGGCCGGGTCCACCCGGGAGTACCTCCAGCACCTGCTGCCCGGCATCGTGGTGCTCTCGGTGGTGATGATCAGCATGAACACCGGCGTGGCGCTCAACGTGGACATCACCAAGGGCGTCTTCGACCGCTTCCGGTCGATGTCGATCTGGCAGCCGTCGGTGCTGGTCGGCTCCCTCCTCGGCGACCTGGTGCGGTACGCCGTCGCGGCCACCGTGACCGTCCTGGTGGGGCTGGCGCTGGGCTTCCGCCCGGCCAACGGTGTCGGCGGTGTCCTCGTCGGCATCCTGCTGGTGGTGATCTTCGCGTTCAGCCTGGCGTGGGTCTGGACGGCGCTCGGCCTGGCCGCGGCGAAGCCCGAGATTGTGATGAACGTCAGCGGCCTGGCGGTCTTCCCGCTGCTGTTCCTCAGCAACATCTTCGTCGGCCCGGACACCATGCCCGGCTGGCTCCAGGCCGCGGTCGGGGTCAACCCGATCACCCGCGCGGTGACCGCGGTGCGACACGCCATGGACGGCACGTTGACCGCCGGCGACCTGACCGCGTACGCCATCACCTGCGCGGTGCTCATCCTGGTCTTCGGCGGGATCACGGGGGTGCTCTACAACCGGCGACGCCAGGCCTGACGT
This genomic window contains:
- a CDS encoding ABC transporter permease, which translates into the protein MNPTRTVETAPSTGDGPVGTALLSRDRPARPGPLAASLAFAWRALVRVRRNPQQLFDAVGFPVMTTLVFTYLFGGALAGSTREYLQHLLPGIVVLSVVMISMNTGVALNVDITKGVFDRFRSMSIWQPSVLVGSLLGDLVRYAVAATVTVLVGLALGFRPANGVGGVLVGILLVVIFAFSLAWVWTALGLAAAKPEIVMNVSGLAVFPLLFLSNIFVGPDTMPGWLQAAVGVNPITRAVTAVRHAMDGTLTAGDLTAYAITCAVLILVFGGITGVLYNRRRQA
- a CDS encoding ATP-binding cassette domain-containing protein, giving the protein MGSSAELAIETSQLTKTFGSTRAVDGVDLAVETGTVFGFLGPNGAGKTTTIRILSTLTRPDSGTAQVFGLDVVRQAEAVRARIGLTGQYASIDEDLTGRENLVLLGRLLGHPWPRARSRADELLAAFDLTEAAARSVKTYSGGMRRRLDIAASVIVTPDLLFLDEPTTGLDPASRNQVWQVVRALVEAGTTVLLTTQYLHEADVLANRMAVIDQGRVIAQGTPEELKSSVGAATFQVRLRDVEQRAEADRLISSVLAAATHPGGDPATLTVSVTDPDRASRALAELAAAGIPVADFSLGQPSLDEVFLALTGHRAEAEGTTKEEVA
- a CDS encoding KedN5 family methylcobalamin-dependent radical SAM C-methyltransferase — its product is MLTVGLVQQGAWDTPLESMPLAAGYLRATLAGDPDLRGEVDVRIHNFRGGVPLIRMAATLFAGPPPDVLACSVLGWNYRSFGALAETYKQLRPDGCVVFGGNHVAHQGHRVLREHPAVDVVVDGEGEVTFRELVRVLLEQAYPEGLSRVAGLTYRGPDGAAISTPDRERLTDLDVIPSPFLTGALPMTDGAGRFRYDVALMETNRGCPYKCAFCYWGGAVGQRVRSFSRERLAAELDCFGFHQVPTVVLCDANFGLLAADEEFVEDLIRTRERRGYPRAVETSWAKNKSDRFHRIVRELRRHDLQSSFTLALQSLSDAALTGMRRRNMRVNEWENLADWLVQEGLDCYAELIWGAPGETVQSFLAGYDRLATRVSRIAVYPMLLLPNTTYAAQRERYGLLTVRGERDDFEYVLATDGADLGAHLAMQRFIYFARLLGEHQFLRHVWAPARLLAGVRQSELIRSLAAWWEAVDDAEVRAFLRDVPTVAESAAVSAGLRRLYATPALERAVGDWWSATVVPRFPPAWRAFAAELYEFDRLSRPRYVLPGEPPPAGWTVRSTGDGPGYVSAPVAFGHDVPAVLAALHRGDVGPPAPRRTVLRFEAAVGFHAQCDNHETATHFVARPRVLPERGPDGGRPVPHTTTAGPG
- a CDS encoding ABC transporter substrate-binding protein; amino-acid sequence: MSLVEQAHHPGPAGPHRVAEPAYGGTLRLLTTERIEALDPATANGTATRQLLWATSRQLFAYPATTDPPYADRRARPVPDLAAELPTRAGGTVTADGRQWTVRLRADVHWDTDPPRPVTAADVVRALKRLAGPAARSAALAPLADVLLGLADYHAAARRAFARTRPTAAGYAEFAARHDLPGARAVDAHTLHLRLRRPVDDLVRLLAGTGLAPVPAEYDAWLPGAAVPRSTGPFRPVGRTDGGVVRLVHNPAWDPQTDPLRARFVDRIEARGDATADEVRAAGRGPEPVDLSWAGGAAAALPVPPVGWALDAYLVFNLRGPARPAGPRHRAVRRAVALAVDRLAVAEALAVPGVPSRLQHGLLPPGTPGHRPYDPWPTPYHRGDPEAARAALAELGPDARPALHLLVPDEPRRREAAEILAANLAAVGIAARLTAHRDGDLHDLLLDPTHGRAGRWDVALCGWTPDRCADPDRELRSLIADDVAGGRNYGGYRSTRVARLLAAVRAEPDPARAAELRHRVDVAVLRDLPVVPLVAAAVVPLSGRSPRVRNLRLLPHLHRVDLTRVWLDPDTTG
- a CDS encoding Nif3-like dinuclear metal center hexameric protein; the protein is MNATVGEVVALLEQRHPVDLADPADRVGLLVGRAASPVGRVLLAVDAVAATVRQARADGADLLVTHRPPTPATIARAEAAGLALYTAHSNAAVARPGVSDALATLVGLGPTEPLLPVPRRRDVLVAFVPVAEVQRVVDAAAAAGAGVIGDYHRCAWWTTGTGTFVPAPGARPTAGAVGEVSLAAEARVEMTLPRSRRPEVVAAVRAAHPYEEPACYLFELAELPDGHGYGRVGELPRALSAGELAGRLGGVVRLAGDTGRPVRTVAVCAGAGGRFAAAAAARGVDAYLSGDLAAVDGPPVLLDGGGWATVRPWLAELARTVAAAFRRRLPVRVSALDTDRWSLLRPDPTATGPDPLDGGGPVAAEGARPIGEASC
- a CDS encoding cytochrome P450, producing MSIRPEATTGNAEAEQVFLSFLDSPPDDEPFAQYHWLHEHAPVFTTTTGMVVLTRYDDVDLALRHRAMGRGDESVQHLTDLPPQLVEPVMALWKRTMVFANPPLHTRMRRPVAAAFTPRHVEELRARIVARIERLLGELTGGSEVDWVKEFASPLGTGVVGDMLGVPEPDRPELARLSPESMKVFDPMTASTDLPAAAEAVIDMADYFGDLVDDRRREPGEDVVSRLAGALDAGSLERIEVVAASANLLNAGSDTLVNLLSNAMYALLTNPDQLAALPDLPPALLPRAVEELARWDPPLNLNPRTALEPCAIAGVDLVPGQIVIGVQGAANRDPGHYTDPDRLDLTRDEGPSLSFGGGVHYCLGAHLGRLVLGEVLRVLAATGTTVAPAGTARRRPGHNLRGFQYLPVTLTR
- a CDS encoding nucleotide disphospho-sugar-binding domain-containing protein, whose amino-acid sequence is MRVLFLSTPLASHLYPMVPLAWALRAAGHDVAVATTGPALSVASSGLDVIDFDPEGRCPSLAQINATRPDIVARRATRIDDGMVLLIEATRQYVDRMIEVAGRWRPDLVVHSQLQGGGPLAAATLGVPAVEHGASLLRTGDFYERLDQLIPETFEAYGLTGLPPRRALLDVAPPSMVVGRPDAWPMRYVPYNGGGVLPVDLTVPTDRPRVAVTIGTNIMAPNMAQLLSRLYAAAAGVDAEFVVLLSGIDAAADDAPDNVRVVREWLPLRALLGTCGLIVHHGGAGSILAALDAGVAQLVVPSGAPSYIQADAVRERGVGVTATAEEVDAELLRRALDDEKLRAAAAEVRDEMAGMPPPAAVVSRLVELAS
- a CDS encoding sugar phosphate nucleotidyltransferase gives rise to the protein MSTPAARTPTAPVGVLLAGGRGTRLAPLTDRTSKQLLPVGGRPLAARVIDQLTAAGVHDVLAVIDDRHAGDFLAALRDGRELGLRSLAYVWQPATGVGMPSAIAQVEPHVGDRPIVVICGDLLLEADLSGVVADFLDQPDGARLVATRVPDTAGFTPLGVTDGRVTELGDKDPDRHRPGLMELGVYLYRSDVFDEIRALRPSARGETEIWDLNRRYAGRGRLRCTEVAGWWCDVGGSLADYRAADRRYTRRPATSRQR